One stretch of Schlesneria sp. DSM 10557 DNA includes these proteins:
- a CDS encoding ISL3 family transposase, translating into MQDRELYQQILGLKSPWTVSGVALNIEQQRVEVRVEHPAGTRFCCPDCQQELSCYDHTEERQWRHLDSCQFKTILFARIPRVECPVHGVKQARVPWAEKGSRFTVMFERFAIQVLLATQNVKGAMSILRTKWDQTWSILERAVARGRARKQDVAIPRVGIDEKAFLKGQNYITLVYDLDRSTVEAISDGNDADAGFAALSALSQTQLHSIEAIAMDMSAAYVKAAKQAIPLAETKIVHDRFHIMQMATKGVDKVRRAEHRKLLKEGDDRLSHTKYVWLTSQENLSEKQRARFDEAFTLQLKTGKAWAFKEMLRDLWTQDSAASATTFFNAWYKRVIRTRLEPMKTVARAIKERLANVVSYCTHRVTNGVAEGMNSKIMSIKRRVGGFRNRQNFKTAIFFYCGGLKLDPQ; encoded by the coding sequence ATGCAGGATCGGGAATTGTATCAGCAGATCTTGGGGTTAAAGAGTCCCTGGACGGTGTCTGGTGTCGCGTTGAATATCGAGCAGCAGCGGGTCGAAGTTCGTGTCGAGCATCCAGCGGGGACTCGGTTTTGCTGTCCGGACTGTCAGCAAGAACTTAGCTGCTATGACCATACCGAAGAGCGTCAGTGGAGACACTTGGATAGTTGTCAGTTCAAGACGATTCTGTTCGCCCGGATTCCTCGTGTTGAATGTCCCGTTCACGGCGTCAAACAGGCCCGCGTCCCGTGGGCCGAGAAGGGAAGCCGTTTCACTGTGATGTTTGAGCGGTTCGCCATTCAGGTGCTTTTGGCTACGCAGAATGTCAAAGGGGCCATGAGCATCCTGCGAACGAAATGGGATCAGACCTGGTCCATCCTGGAACGGGCGGTTGCACGAGGTCGTGCGCGCAAACAGGACGTGGCCATTCCTCGCGTGGGAATTGACGAGAAAGCCTTCCTCAAAGGCCAGAATTACATCACACTGGTCTATGATCTGGATCGCAGTACCGTCGAGGCCATCAGTGATGGAAATGACGCCGACGCGGGATTTGCAGCACTTTCAGCCCTTTCCCAGACGCAACTTCATTCGATTGAAGCGATCGCCATGGACATGAGTGCGGCCTATGTCAAAGCAGCCAAACAAGCCATTCCCCTGGCAGAAACGAAGATCGTTCACGACCGATTCCACATCATGCAGATGGCGACGAAGGGGGTCGACAAAGTCCGACGCGCTGAACATCGCAAACTTCTCAAGGAAGGTGACGATCGCCTGAGTCACACGAAGTACGTCTGGCTCACGAGTCAGGAGAATCTCAGTGAAAAACAGCGAGCACGATTCGACGAAGCTTTCACGTTACAACTCAAAACGGGGAAAGCCTGGGCTTTCAAAGAAATGCTACGTGATCTTTGGACGCAAGACTCTGCCGCCAGTGCCACAACCTTTTTCAACGCCTGGTACAAGCGCGTGATCCGCACGCGACTGGAGCCGATGAAAACCGTCGCCCGCGCGATTAAGGAGCGTTTGGCCAACGTCGTGAGTTACTGTACCCACCGCGTTACCAATGGGGTCGCCGAAGGAATGAACAGCAAAATCATGTCCATCAAGCGACGCGTCGGTGGCTTCCGTAATAGGCAAAACTTCAAAACCGCAATCTTCTTCTACTGCGGAGGACTCAAGCTCGACCCACAATAA
- a CDS encoding ISAs1 family transposase, with amino-acid sequence MAKKDSGSVRLSLEEIIPYFAELEDPRSSINQKHPLVSVIVISIMAVLGGCSGPTGIAEWAELKKDFLLGLLDLPQGIPRKDVFRRVLMSLNPGAFQACFTQWLEALRAAAAEVLDHDQLLLAIDGKTLRRSHDRKKGLGALHSVSIWASEMGLSLGQVATDEKSNEITAIPEVLKLVDLRGAIITIDAMGTQTAIAKQIIEAKADYVLALKGNQGSLYQAATDYLEEQMQTDFADVDARRHTTTETGHGRTETRTYVQLPIPDVLAGADRWASLKTLGAVISMVDRGGKETVDIRYFISSLPLGVKCFAKAVRSHWSIENSCHWTLDVTYREDESRIREKQLRENMAWLNRHTLSLLKQQQNKKSVAMNRRRCGWDDNVMLKTLMGIKS; translated from the coding sequence ATGGCGAAGAAAGACTCTGGTAGCGTTCGTCTGAGCTTGGAGGAAATCATTCCGTATTTTGCAGAGCTCGAGGATCCTCGTTCTTCCATCAATCAGAAGCATCCCCTCGTGAGTGTCATTGTGATCTCCATCATGGCCGTGCTGGGTGGTTGCAGTGGCCCTACGGGAATCGCGGAATGGGCAGAACTGAAGAAAGACTTTCTGCTGGGGTTGCTCGACTTGCCTCAGGGAATTCCTCGCAAGGATGTCTTTCGTCGAGTGCTGATGTCGTTGAACCCCGGCGCCTTTCAGGCGTGCTTTACGCAATGGCTGGAGGCCTTACGGGCCGCAGCGGCGGAGGTTCTGGATCATGATCAATTGCTGCTGGCGATTGACGGCAAAACATTACGCCGCAGTCATGACCGGAAGAAGGGGTTGGGGGCTCTGCATTCTGTCAGCATCTGGGCCAGCGAAATGGGCTTGAGCCTTGGGCAAGTCGCGACTGACGAGAAATCCAATGAAATCACGGCGATTCCCGAGGTATTGAAACTCGTCGATCTCCGAGGCGCGATCATTACGATCGACGCCATGGGAACCCAGACAGCGATCGCCAAACAGATCATTGAGGCGAAGGCCGACTATGTTCTCGCTCTGAAAGGGAATCAAGGATCCCTGTACCAGGCAGCGACGGATTATCTCGAAGAACAGATGCAAACGGATTTCGCCGATGTGGACGCTCGTCGGCACACAACAACGGAGACCGGACATGGTCGCACCGAGACACGCACCTATGTGCAACTCCCCATTCCAGATGTTCTTGCGGGTGCTGATCGCTGGGCGTCACTGAAGACGTTAGGGGCGGTCATCTCGATGGTCGATCGTGGAGGCAAGGAAACCGTCGACATCCGGTATTTTATCAGTAGCCTCCCCTTGGGAGTGAAGTGCTTTGCCAAGGCCGTTCGCAGTCATTGGTCGATTGAAAACAGTTGCCACTGGACCTTGGATGTCACGTATCGAGAAGACGAGTCCCGCATCCGAGAAAAGCAACTTCGGGAGAACATGGCGTGGCTCAACCGACATACTCTTTCGCTGCTCAAGCAACAGCAAAACAAGAAAAGCGTCGCCATGAACCGCAGAAGATGTGGCTGGGATGATAACGTGATGCTCAAAACACTAATGGGAATCAAGAGTTAG
- a CDS encoding VOC family protein gives MTALRLKLIVIRSMDVFRCAAFYRQFGIEFSEHRHGTGPLHFAAELAGVVFEIYLTRKVEDVDRTTRLGFVIPDIHTSIPTLHSNGVEFVEELEQTEWGQRVVVRDPDGRSVELYAAETSP, from the coding sequence ATGACAGCATTGCGTCTAAAGCTGATCGTCATCCGATCGATGGATGTTTTTCGATGCGCAGCGTTCTACCGTCAGTTTGGGATCGAGTTCTCAGAACATCGGCATGGTACTGGACCCTTGCACTTTGCGGCTGAACTTGCAGGCGTGGTTTTTGAAATTTATCTGACCAGAAAAGTGGAAGACGTTGACCGGACTACTCGTCTTGGCTTCGTTATTCCTGACATTCATACTTCGATCCCTACGCTCCATTCGAATGGCGTTGAATTCGTCGAAGAACTGGAACAGACTGAATGGGGCCAGCGGGTCGTTGTGCGAGACCCCGATGGCCGGTCTGTGGAGTTGTACGCCGCCGAAACCTCTCCCTGA
- a CDS encoding glycoside hydrolase family 32 protein — translation MLRIDCARSWLIAAALVGLWGSLVLADEPQKNVAPADDFVLNLHLIHPGADSSPGDPNAAFCLDGTYHLHYILRHPYKDRESVSFVHLTSSDMLHWNWETTKLQPAFTGHGMFSGTGFLTKEGKPAAIYHGHLSGRNQIAIAKDRKLSEWEKPYAVQVTNPDGSEAKIEHWDPDCFLIGDTYYAISGGTNPPLMKSTDLKHWTLVGDFLAHELPDVAIGEDISCPNFFPLGDKWMLLCISHTLGCRYYIGDWDAKAEKFVPQTHGRLNFRRDDQPVYGLFQRTDFFAPESVLTPDGRRVMWAWLTSIGKDNKYLNKTIQSLPRELSLASDRTLRIKPLKELATLRDAHQELRDVELSSAIKGPFDRVPPVAAPELQTLLKHPGDTFEVRIVIPRAEMERKLFGFVLFSDGKGGGLPILFRPETGTIRVGTTDAPFKPADLDPNEDVEMRIFVDRYLVEVFVNDRQSLVAVYEGLDPNAQIAGFTTGATTRLKSIETWTLKPTNQGYLKAKESKIWEPNREVNN, via the coding sequence ATGTTGCGAATCGATTGTGCTCGGAGTTGGTTGATTGCTGCTGCACTGGTTGGGCTTTGGGGCTCGTTGGTGCTTGCGGATGAACCTCAGAAGAATGTGGCGCCGGCGGACGACTTTGTGTTGAACCTGCATCTGATTCATCCGGGAGCGGACAGTTCTCCTGGTGACCCGAACGCGGCGTTCTGCCTCGATGGGACGTATCATCTGCACTATATCCTGCGGCATCCGTACAAGGACCGCGAATCGGTCAGCTTCGTTCATCTGACCAGTTCGGACATGCTGCACTGGAACTGGGAGACGACGAAGCTCCAACCGGCATTCACCGGGCATGGAATGTTCAGCGGAACCGGGTTTCTCACCAAAGAAGGGAAGCCGGCGGCGATCTACCACGGTCACCTGTCAGGCCGAAATCAGATTGCCATCGCCAAGGATCGAAAGCTGTCCGAATGGGAAAAGCCGTACGCGGTTCAGGTGACCAATCCCGACGGGTCTGAGGCCAAGATTGAGCACTGGGATCCGGATTGTTTTCTGATCGGCGACACCTACTATGCGATTTCTGGCGGAACCAATCCTCCTCTGATGAAATCGACCGACCTGAAGCACTGGACGCTAGTCGGCGATTTTCTGGCTCACGAACTTCCCGACGTCGCCATCGGCGAAGACATTTCCTGCCCGAACTTTTTTCCCCTCGGTGACAAATGGATGCTGCTGTGCATCAGTCACACGCTGGGATGTCGTTACTACATCGGGGACTGGGATGCAAAAGCCGAAAAATTCGTACCGCAGACGCACGGGCGGTTGAACTTCCGCAGGGATGATCAGCCGGTCTATGGCCTGTTTCAGCGGACTGACTTTTTCGCACCCGAAAGCGTGTTGACTCCTGACGGTCGTCGCGTGATGTGGGCCTGGCTCACCTCCATCGGGAAGGACAATAAGTACCTCAATAAGACGATCCAGTCGCTGCCACGAGAATTAAGTCTTGCGTCAGATCGCACGCTGCGCATCAAGCCGTTGAAAGAACTGGCCACACTTCGGGACGCCCATCAGGAACTTCGGGATGTCGAGTTGTCGAGTGCGATCAAGGGCCCCTTTGATCGTGTTCCGCCGGTTGCGGCTCCGGAACTACAGACTCTTCTCAAACACCCGGGCGACACGTTCGAAGTTCGCATCGTGATCCCACGCGCAGAGATGGAACGGAAGCTGTTCGGGTTCGTGTTGTTCTCAGACGGGAAGGGAGGGGGCTTGCCCATCCTCTTCCGGCCTGAAACAGGGACCATCCGAGTCGGAACGACGGACGCCCCGTTCAAACCCGCGGACCTCGATCCGAACGAGGACGTAGAGATGAGGATTTTTGTTGATCGCTATCTGGTCGAAGTCTTCGTCAATGACCGACAGAGTCTTGTCGCCGTGTACGAGGGCCTGGATCCGAATGCGCAGATCGCCGGTTTCACGACGGGCGCCACAACCCGGCTGAAGAGCATCGAAACCTGGACGCTCAAGCCAACGAATCAGGGCTACCTGAAAGCGAAAGAATCGAAAATCTGGGAACCGAACAGGGAAGTTAATAATTAG
- a CDS encoding DUF255 domain-containing protein, with translation MRQIVRSMLSTPFLLTAISVGLFGCGSVAEQNRQSQSPATPVAPATEVAVKPDTVAQSEEKSPTVAAEALQQPPLSVESTNSAAADTPAEATPSEKPKRKPIYDETADAKELIAKAVRRAQRDDKQVIIEWGGNWCGWCHLLHDCFTKVPEVAKIVNEEYELVLVDSNSNEKLMKEYTGDHSVQGFPHLTIVDQEGKVLTNQDTEPLEQGRRHDPALVTAFLSKWVVPKVDAEQLLSSKLELAKSSDKRVLFRVGDPYCGWCKVLSQFVQDHESLLAKDFVDVKIDTLRMSNGMKVSEAHRPPNANGHPWFIIMGPAGEVLATSVSDKGNIGYPGATEEIAHFMKMLRDTRKSLTDEDLASLEVDLNDFRIRREKKLAEKSSN, from the coding sequence ATGAGACAAATCGTCCGATCGATGCTGAGCACGCCATTCCTTCTTACTGCGATTTCAGTGGGTCTATTCGGGTGCGGGAGCGTGGCTGAGCAAAACCGCCAAAGCCAGTCGCCTGCAACGCCCGTTGCTCCAGCAACGGAAGTCGCAGTAAAGCCCGACACAGTGGCCCAATCAGAAGAGAAGTCCCCCACAGTTGCCGCAGAAGCCCTCCAACAGCCTCCACTCTCAGTTGAAAGTACGAACAGTGCAGCGGCGGATACTCCGGCCGAAGCAACCCCCTCTGAAAAGCCCAAGCGAAAGCCCATCTACGATGAAACGGCCGATGCCAAGGAGTTGATCGCGAAAGCGGTCCGACGTGCACAACGCGATGATAAGCAGGTCATCATCGAATGGGGCGGAAACTGGTGCGGCTGGTGTCACCTGCTTCACGATTGTTTCACCAAGGTCCCGGAAGTCGCCAAGATCGTCAACGAAGAGTACGAGCTCGTTCTTGTTGATTCGAATTCCAATGAGAAACTGATGAAGGAATATACCGGTGACCACAGCGTCCAGGGATTTCCGCACCTGACAATCGTCGATCAAGAGGGCAAAGTTCTGACCAACCAGGACACCGAGCCGCTCGAGCAGGGGCGGCGACACGATCCTGCGCTGGTCACCGCCTTCCTGTCCAAATGGGTCGTGCCAAAGGTCGACGCCGAGCAACTGCTCTCTTCAAAACTGGAACTCGCGAAAAGCAGTGACAAACGAGTTCTCTTTCGCGTCGGGGACCCCTATTGCGGCTGGTGTAAGGTGCTGTCGCAGTTCGTACAGGATCATGAATCGTTACTTGCAAAAGACTTTGTCGACGTGAAGATCGACACTCTGCGAATGTCCAACGGCATGAAAGTCTCAGAAGCACACCGTCCGCCCAACGCCAATGGACATCCCTGGTTCATCATCATGGGCCCCGCTGGCGAGGTCCTCGCCACTTCCGTCAGTGACAAGGGGAACATCGGCTACCCCGGAGCCACAGAGGAGATCGCTCATTTCATGAAAATGCTCCGCGACACACGAAAGTCGCTCACCGACGAGGACCTCGCCTCACTCGAAGTAGACCTCAACGACTTCCGCATCCGCCGAGAGAAGAAGCTGGCCGAAAAATCATCAAATTGA
- a CDS encoding sialidase family protein: protein MPSIRILSTGRVDERESAFPQAVQLPNGDILCAFSVGGGQYVHGGTDWARSTDGGLTWKAEGHLLPATIDPPSANSLKISLSADGKTIYAYGTRYLGSPDERYGEREGQTLFCQSTDNGQTWSSPQPVPMPAHRMEISHSIRPLASGRLLAPGAVLATKERLGETVVLAISDDGGKTWPHLRTAFKDPHDKHGYWEQKFEEITPGTVMGTAWTVTLGDYHDQPDSFAISHDHGWTWSPPQSTGIRGQTLSFLPLGEDRLLVLYNRRYGQQGIVMALVTFTETAWTVHHEALLYDARDFRDGPNNGATGVDELDSFQFGFPTAIKLQDGTILATNWSVEQGVCGIRWTKLAIDW, encoded by the coding sequence TTGCCCTCAATTCGTATCTTGAGTACCGGGCGCGTCGATGAACGAGAGTCTGCATTTCCGCAGGCCGTGCAACTTCCCAACGGCGACATCCTCTGTGCATTCAGCGTAGGGGGTGGGCAATATGTTCACGGGGGTACCGATTGGGCTCGGTCCACGGATGGTGGCTTAACCTGGAAGGCCGAAGGACATCTGCTCCCGGCAACGATCGATCCCCCTTCTGCAAACTCACTCAAGATCAGTCTCTCTGCTGATGGAAAGACGATCTACGCCTACGGGACGCGGTATCTGGGGAGCCCCGATGAACGCTATGGGGAACGCGAAGGCCAGACGCTGTTCTGCCAGTCAACTGACAACGGCCAGACGTGGTCCTCGCCGCAGCCGGTCCCGATGCCAGCTCACCGGATGGAGATTTCACACTCCATTCGGCCACTCGCCTCCGGCCGATTGCTCGCTCCCGGTGCCGTCCTCGCGACAAAGGAACGCCTGGGTGAAACGGTCGTCCTCGCGATTTCCGACGACGGGGGAAAAACCTGGCCTCATTTGCGAACCGCGTTCAAAGATCCGCACGACAAGCACGGATACTGGGAACAGAAGTTCGAAGAGATCACCCCCGGAACCGTCATGGGAACGGCCTGGACCGTGACTCTCGGCGACTACCACGATCAGCCCGACAGCTTCGCCATTTCACACGATCACGGCTGGACCTGGAGTCCCCCGCAGTCAACAGGGATCCGCGGCCAGACACTGTCGTTTCTCCCCCTCGGTGAAGATCGGCTGCTCGTCCTTTACAACCGCCGCTACGGGCAACAGGGGATCGTGATGGCACTCGTCACCTTCACCGAAACCGCCTGGACCGTCCATCACGAGGCCCTGCTCTACGACGCTCGCGATTTCCGTGACGGTCCCAATAACGGAGCAACCGGCGTCGATGAACTGGACAGCTTCCAGTTCGGCTTCCCCACGGCCATCAAATTGCAGGATGGAACGATCCTCGCCACCAATTGGTCCGTGGAACAAGGTGTCTGCGGCATTCGCTGGACCAAGCTGGCGATCGACTGGTAG
- a CDS encoding Gfo/Idh/MocA family protein → MQTIGVGMIGSGFMGLTYSEVVANHAKGCRLAAISGGRRAEQLAKDYDVPAIASYEELLARDDVHAVILATPDIARVELTQKAAAAGKHVLVEKPMAPTVAECDQMIADCEAAKVNLSVVKTERYRKITNKAKELIDNGTTGPVQMLRTVSAFPLSLSRDLFKDRAWMSDPKGGGLFMGMASHNTDFLRWLTGRNAIKVFAQATTYSDIPGPPLSVMAQIVFEDNIMAHMWITGELADPSLPSSEVRFQCFGRDAMFDLENFEYLDLGKGEKWERIYTPERFDYLKEPKSPIRLFPHIGVIQEFIDSIREQRPPKVGGAEGRAAVEICEACLISARTGEAVTLPLKS, encoded by the coding sequence ATGCAGACGATTGGCGTCGGAATGATTGGCAGCGGTTTCATGGGCCTGACGTACAGCGAGGTTGTTGCCAACCATGCCAAAGGTTGTCGCCTGGCCGCCATTTCGGGAGGTCGTCGGGCTGAACAACTCGCCAAAGACTATGACGTCCCCGCCATCGCCTCCTACGAAGAACTGCTTGCTCGAGACGACGTGCACGCGGTCATTCTGGCCACCCCCGATATCGCTCGTGTGGAACTGACTCAGAAAGCGGCGGCGGCGGGAAAGCATGTGCTTGTCGAAAAGCCCATGGCCCCCACGGTGGCCGAATGCGACCAGATGATCGCGGATTGTGAAGCGGCCAAGGTGAACCTCAGCGTGGTCAAGACAGAGCGTTACCGCAAGATCACCAACAAGGCGAAAGAACTGATCGACAACGGAACCACCGGTCCCGTGCAGATGCTCCGCACGGTCTCCGCATTTCCTCTGAGTCTCTCGCGTGACCTGTTCAAGGATCGGGCCTGGATGTCCGATCCCAAAGGGGGCGGACTCTTCATGGGGATGGCCTCTCACAATACGGACTTCCTTCGCTGGCTCACCGGACGAAACGCGATTAAGGTCTTCGCCCAGGCCACGACCTACAGCGATATCCCCGGCCCCCCGTTGTCAGTCATGGCGCAAATCGTGTTCGAAGACAACATCATGGCCCACATGTGGATCACGGGAGAATTAGCCGACCCCAGCCTCCCCAGCAGTGAGGTTCGTTTCCAGTGCTTCGGCCGCGACGCCATGTTCGATCTGGAAAACTTCGAATATCTTGACCTGGGCAAGGGCGAAAAGTGGGAGCGGATCTATACGCCAGAACGCTTCGACTACCTGAAGGAACCGAAGTCGCCGATCCGATTGTTCCCCCACATCGGCGTCATTCAGGAATTCATCGACAGTATTCGCGAGCAACGCCCCCCCAAGGTGGGAGGTGCCGAAGGACGCGCGGCCGTCGAGATTTGCGAGGCCTGCCTGATTTCTGCTCGAACAGGAGAAGCGGTCACGCTGCCACTGAAATCCTGA
- a CDS encoding FG-GAP repeat domain-containing protein, translating into MAERKFVHDAALFFTILAYQLGFAAEPQKFVDDLHADFVAGKFDDGGHNFYPSKDGTLRTINRFDLNSDGYLDLLFNCTHNTYQMLPASAGTVAKDRTTQTAEITVEGSQRCAIADLNHDGYSDVVFCPNPIGVHHNRRFVMIAWGGPDGWSSHRINSPLPIEAAASVDIVDLNGDGWEDIAVLGGSRWMPQQPPGRIIRLYWGSPAGFNVTEYHDLGIPEASDLASGDFDQDGKRDLAILRSDGKLSLIWSSLPEAKPWSPTSTEVTLPMADSTCLASGDISGDSKDDLVVGSSAAALTLVVSAEGRTWSEPVRIPAFPATQITIADLDQDKRADIVLTQFDQARAAGGEQAGVGKNANDVVRVFWGDASGYAANRITNLETPIAVATAAGDLDGDGNIDLAVAVHQGQTTFNGESFPWFGDGQRNFKRGEKGFQTSGTLHVAVAPAEKELPARAVFCNSIGGELDEAVPLHMYWGSPQGFDPQNLWKLPFHSGYESSAADLNADGFTDLIILNSGHAGEHAHSDETLGANILWGTPEGLEKATKRTVLHEHFLGTSGVADLNRDGYLDLVLEPFGPDHPGEPEELYIYYGGADGYSPKRRAVLVLGGYAQEHLIADFNRDNWLDIAVTSRSLDCVRILWGSPEGYDTSREQRLRISGPLGVDAADFNGDGWLDLLSASYNDPVSGHRDMGLVIFWGEPTGYQHANAQWLPGFSPLGRTIADFDSDGYLDIFSPQHSGELTREDLACHLYWGSKSGFGTRKRTTIFADSVNDSLAGDFNGDGKIDLAVNCHTRHGDHRTLSKVFYNDGARFENPVIQKLPTNGPHLLWAADIGHIYDRKYRHAFESRVFEWSDKANSVHLSAKVTLPEKTLAQFFVRSAADKSKLDNAAWTPIEKQSVPVAADHRAIQYRVVLVSDNGDRYPQIERVELKLEK; encoded by the coding sequence ATGGCGGAGCGGAAATTCGTTCATGATGCAGCACTCTTCTTCACGATTCTCGCGTATCAGCTCGGTTTTGCTGCCGAGCCTCAGAAATTCGTCGACGATTTACACGCCGATTTCGTCGCAGGCAAGTTTGACGACGGTGGTCACAACTTTTACCCCTCCAAAGATGGCACGCTCCGCACCATCAACCGTTTCGATCTGAACTCGGATGGTTACCTGGACCTGCTCTTTAACTGCACGCACAACACGTACCAGATGCTGCCCGCCAGCGCGGGGACCGTTGCGAAGGACCGCACAACACAGACAGCGGAGATCACCGTCGAGGGGTCCCAACGATGTGCGATTGCTGACCTAAATCATGACGGCTACAGCGATGTTGTCTTCTGTCCTAATCCGATTGGAGTCCATCACAATCGACGTTTCGTCATGATCGCCTGGGGCGGTCCCGATGGATGGTCGTCGCATAGAATCAATTCACCTCTGCCCATCGAGGCAGCAGCCTCCGTTGATATCGTGGACCTGAACGGAGATGGCTGGGAAGATATCGCCGTACTGGGGGGTTCGCGCTGGATGCCGCAGCAACCCCCGGGCAGGATTATTCGCCTTTATTGGGGCAGCCCCGCCGGATTCAACGTGACGGAATATCACGATCTGGGAATTCCTGAGGCCTCAGACCTGGCGTCCGGAGACTTCGATCAGGATGGAAAACGTGATCTCGCAATCCTGAGGTCCGATGGCAAGCTCTCTCTCATCTGGAGTAGTCTGCCAGAGGCAAAGCCGTGGTCGCCGACGTCGACCGAAGTCACCCTTCCAATGGCCGATTCAACTTGCCTTGCCTCGGGTGACATCTCTGGAGACAGCAAGGACGACCTCGTCGTCGGGTCCTCCGCAGCAGCGTTGACTTTGGTCGTGTCAGCAGAGGGACGGACCTGGTCCGAACCCGTACGAATTCCTGCATTCCCGGCGACGCAGATCACAATTGCCGATCTCGATCAGGACAAACGCGCCGACATCGTGCTGACTCAATTCGATCAGGCTCGCGCGGCGGGAGGCGAGCAAGCGGGTGTCGGCAAGAACGCGAACGACGTCGTTCGGGTCTTCTGGGGGGACGCCTCGGGGTATGCCGCAAACCGGATCACGAATCTGGAGACCCCGATTGCCGTTGCCACGGCAGCAGGAGACCTCGATGGTGATGGCAACATCGATCTGGCTGTCGCAGTCCATCAGGGCCAGACCACCTTCAATGGGGAATCATTTCCCTGGTTTGGTGATGGACAGAGAAACTTCAAGCGGGGTGAGAAAGGCTTTCAAACGTCAGGGACACTGCACGTTGCCGTCGCCCCGGCCGAAAAAGAACTCCCGGCTCGAGCCGTCTTCTGCAACAGCATCGGGGGAGAACTGGACGAAGCAGTCCCCCTGCACATGTACTGGGGCAGCCCGCAAGGGTTCGACCCGCAAAACCTCTGGAAGCTGCCGTTTCACAGCGGTTATGAATCGAGTGCCGCAGACCTCAACGCCGATGGCTTTACTGACCTGATCATCCTCAACTCGGGACACGCCGGAGAACATGCTCACAGCGATGAAACACTCGGTGCGAACATCCTCTGGGGTACTCCGGAGGGACTGGAAAAAGCGACCAAACGAACGGTACTGCACGAACACTTTCTGGGGACCAGCGGCGTCGCTGACCTCAATCGCGACGGATATCTCGATCTGGTGCTCGAACCATTCGGCCCCGATCATCCAGGTGAACCGGAAGAACTCTATATCTATTACGGCGGAGCAGACGGTTATTCGCCCAAACGCCGCGCCGTCCTTGTTCTGGGGGGCTACGCTCAGGAGCATCTGATTGCGGATTTCAACCGCGACAACTGGCTGGATATCGCCGTTACCTCACGGTCGCTCGACTGCGTCCGCATTCTCTGGGGAAGCCCTGAAGGATACGACACCAGTCGGGAGCAACGCCTAAGAATCTCCGGACCACTGGGTGTGGATGCGGCTGACTTCAACGGAGACGGCTGGCTGGACCTGCTTTCCGCCAGCTACAACGACCCCGTCTCCGGCCACCGCGATATGGGACTGGTTATCTTCTGGGGAGAACCGACGGGCTATCAGCACGCCAATGCTCAGTGGCTGCCTGGATTCTCTCCGCTGGGACGAACAATCGCCGATTTCGACAGCGACGGCTATCTCGACATTTTTTCCCCCCAGCACAGCGGCGAGCTGACTCGCGAGGACCTCGCCTGCCATCTCTACTGGGGAAGTAAGTCCGGCTTCGGAACGCGCAAGCGGACGACAATCTTTGCCGATTCGGTGAATGACTCACTGGCGGGCGACTTCAATGGAGACGGCAAAATTGACCTCGCTGTCAATTGCCACACCCGACACGGTGACCACCGCACTCTGTCGAAGGTCTTCTACAACGATGGAGCACGATTCGAGAATCCGGTAATTCAAAAGTTGCCAACGAACGGACCTCACCTGCTCTGGGCAGCCGACATCGGTCACATCTACGACCGCAAGTACCGCCACGCATTCGAATCTCGCGTCTTTGAGTGGTCCGACAAGGCGAACAGTGTCCATCTTTCTGCGAAGGTAACTCTGCCAGAAAAGACGCTGGCTCAGTTCTTCGTTCGATCGGCTGCGGACAAATCGAAACTCGACAACGCTGCATGGACACCCATCGAGAAACAATCTGTCCCGGTGGCAGCAGATCACCGAGCCATCCAGTATCGAGTCGTCCTGGTTTCCGATAACGGCGACCGCTACCCGCAGATTGAGCGTGTCGAACTCAAACTGGAAAAGTAA